One window of the Manihot esculenta cultivar AM560-2 chromosome 14, M.esculenta_v8, whole genome shotgun sequence genome contains the following:
- the LOC110600465 gene encoding formin-like protein 20 isoform X3, whose translation MALFRRFFYRKPPDRLLEISERVYVFDCCFSTDVMEEDEYKVYLGGIVAQLQDYYADASFMVFNFREGERRSQISDILSQYDMTVMDYPRQYEGCPMLSLEMIHHFLRSSGSWLSVEGQQNVLLMHCERGGWPVLAFMLAGLLLYRKQYSGEQKTLEMIYKQAPKELLHLLSPLNPQPSQLRYLQYISRQSFGSDWPPSDTPLVLDCLMLRALPLFEGGKGCRPVVRVYGQDPSKPANRTSKLLFSTSKTKKNVRHYLQEECMLVKIDVRYRVQGDVVLECVHLEEDLVHEEMIFRVMFHTAFIRANILMLCRDEIDTMWDTKEQFPKDFKAEVHFGDGHAVMPNLEAVIANEDGNEAETTSPEEFFEAEEIFSNVVDAQEAKGDYDAHTDYNNSTVEIEHKEVFRDTFADGNLKEDGKLDFNVDAVKDIAVDDVKYKMHEKVYPDIQAVKDIAVDDGDKKVDTMIVAVNTQSNRAIKEMDEDVSGDFKAMEDRANGENNTTKVVQATIPHLKLSVDVGSQKPEKIVPPSPRNTKPVVTDTTVVKQKTKQLEPHGTNGKQTRPNTVPRWVTPNKAPFANSMHVAHPPSRYNSAPPALAFCTSPKDSNVDAYVNTSDTVAAGDLAPNELTSPAVVSPHFGPANVVSLRPQIPPPPPSHSSNAFPPQTSFKAPPPPPPPPPVASTSFSRHNMEIVSHHPSSPPPPPPSNRQYIGMVLPPTPPPPPWKSSYSSNLVAPTLGAPPPPPPPPPPPPPPHPSHSPHSVNVSTVPNIGEVGIPPPPPPPPPSLPNQGYSSPPQRPQPQSPPPPPPPTTYGAPPPPPPPPHGAPPPPPPPPLARGAPPPPPPPPKGHGSPPPPPPPPKGHGSPPPPPPPPRHGTPPPPPPPAPRHGIGTPSPPPPPPGPPPGRGAPTPPPPPPPGHGTPPPPPPPLGRGAPPPPPPPGQGAPFRGGGPPPPPPPGGRVPGPPPPPGPPGVGPPPPPPLGGKGAIADTRGLASGRGRGFSRSSAGAAPRRSSLKPLHWSKVTRALQGSLWEELQRHGEPQIAPEFDVSEIETLFSAVVPKPAGSGGKGGGKHKSAGSKTDKVHLIDLRRANNTEIMLTKVKMPLPDMMAAVLAMDESTLDADQVENLIKFCPTKEEMELLKGYTGDKENLGKCEQYFLELMKVPRVESKLRVFSFKIQFGSQITEFKKSLNTVNSACGEVRNSLKLKEIMKKILYLGNTLNQGTARGSAIGFKLDSLLKLTDTRASNSKMTLMHYLCKV comes from the exons ATGGCGCTGTTCAGACGTTTCTTTTACAGGAAGCCGCCGGATCGGCTTCTTGAAATCTCCGAGAGAGTTTATG TGTTTGATTGTTGCTTCTCCACTGACGTGATGGAAGAAGATGAGTACAAAGTGTACTTGGGTGGCATTGTGGCACAATTGCAGGACTATTATGCTGATGCTTCCTTCATGGTGTTTAACTTTAGAGAAGGGGAGAGGCGGAGCCAAATATCAGACATATTATCTCAATACGACATGACAGTCATGGATTATCCTCGTCAATATGAAGGGTGTCCTATGCTTTCGCTGGAGATGATACACCACTTCCTTCGATCTAGTGGAAGCTGGTTGTCCGTGGAGGGCCAGCAAAATGTGTTGTTAATGCATTGTGAAAGAGGTGGATGGCCTGTGCTTGCATTCATGCTTGCAGGTCTTTTGTTATATCGGAAACAGTATAGTGGAGAGCAGAAGACTCTTGAAATGATCTACAAGCAAGCTCCTAAAGAGCTTCTGCACCTTTTATCTCCTTTAAATCCACAACCTTCCCAACTAAGATATCTTCAGTACATCTCCAGACAAAGTTTTGGTTCTGATTGGCCTCCATCTGATACGCCCTTGGTATTGGATTGCCTGATGCTCAGGGCCCTTCCATTGTTTGAGGGTGGAAAGGGCTGCAGGCCAGTTGTCCGAGTTTATGGCCAGGATCCTTCAAAGCCAGCCAACAGAACTTCTAAGCTTCTGTTCTCTACTTCAAAGACAAAAAAGAACGTTCGGCACTACCTCCAG GAAGAGTGTATGCTGGTGAAAATAGACGTCCGATACCGTGTGCAAGGGGATGTTGTTCTTGAATGCGTCCATTTGGAAGAAGATCTTGTTCACGAGGAGAtgatttttagagttatgttccaTACAGCATTTATTAGGGCAAATATTTTGATGCTCTGTCGCGATGAAATTGACACTATGTGGGATACCAAGGAACAATTTCCAAAGGACTTTAAGGCAGAG GTACATTTTGGGGATGGTCATGCCGTTATGCCTAATCTTGAAGCGGTAATAGCAAATGAAGATGGGAACGAGGCAGAAACTACTTCGCCTGAGGAATTTTTTGAGGCTGAGGAGATATTCAGCAATGTGGTAGATGCACAAGAAGCAAAAGGGGATTATGATGCTCACACAGACTATAACAACTCGACAGTTGAAATAGAACATAAAGAAGTCTTTAGGGATACATTTGCTGATGGAAATCTCAAAGAGGATGGGAAATTGGATTTTAATGTTGATGCAGTGAAGGACATAGCTGTGGATGATGTGAAATACAAGATGCATGAGAAGGTCTACCCTGATATTCAAGCAGTAAAAGACATAGCTGTGGATGATGGGGATAAAAAGGTAGATACGATGATTGTTGCTGTTAATACACAGAGTAACAGGGCAATAAAAGAAATGGATGAAGATGTGAGTGGAGATTTCAAAGCGATGGAAGATAGAGCTAATGGAGAAAACAATACTACAAAGGTTGTACAAGCCACAATTCCACACCTAAAGTTGAGTGTTGATGTTGGTAGTCAAAAACCTGAGAAGATAGTGCCACCTTCACCTAGGAATACAAAACCCGTTGTTACAGATACAACTGTAGTGAAACAAAAAACGAAACAACTTGAGCCTCATGGAACTAATGGGAAACAAACAAGACCAAATACTGTACCTCGGTGGGTTACCCCAAATAAAGCCCCTTTTGCCAATTCAATGCATGTGGCACATCCACCATCCAGATATAACAGTGCACCACCTGCTCTTGCATTTTGTACTTCCCCAAAGGATTCTAATGTGGATGCTTATGTAAATACTTCTGACACTGTTGCAGCCGGAGATCTAGCTCCTAACGAGCTTACTTCCCCTGCAGTTGTATCACCTCATTTTGGCCCAGCAAATGTTGTGTCTCTGCGTCCCCAAATCCCTCCTCCACCTCCGTCTCACTCTAGCAATGCATTTCCACCCCAGACATCATTTAAAGCACCCCCACCCCCACCCCCACCCCCACCCGTTGCTTCAACTTCATTTAGTAGGCACAATATGGAGATAGTTTCACATCATCCATCCTCTCCGCCCCCTCCCCCTCCCTCTAATAGGCAGTATATTGGGATGGTGTTACCTCccacacctcctccacctccttGGAAGTCTAGTTATAGTTCAAATCTTGTTGCTCCAACTCTAGGTGCTCCACCACCACCCcctccacctcctcctcctcctcctcctcctcatccTTCTCATTCTCCTCATTCTGTTAATGTTTCAACCGTTCCAAATATTGGTGAAGTTGGAATTCCGCCGccgccaccaccaccaccaccatctCTTCCCAATCAAGGATATTCATCTCCCCCACAAAGACCACAGCCACAGTCAccgcctccaccaccaccacctacTACATATGGagctccacctccaccacctcctcctccacatGGAGCTCCACCACCACCCCCACCACCTCCTTTAGCGCGAGGAGccccaccacctccaccacctcctCCTAAAGGCCATGGATccccaccacctccaccacctcctCCTAAAGGCCATGGATccccaccacctccaccacctcctCCAAGACATGGcaccccacctccacctccacctccagcTCCTAGGCATGGAATTGGAACCCCATCACCTCCACCACCCCCTCCTGGACCCCCTCCCGGACGAGGAGCCCCAactccacctccacctccacctccaggGCATGGAACCCCTCCACCACCGCCGCCACCTCTAGGACGTGGAGCGCCACCACCGCCACCTCCTCCAGGGCAGGGAGCTCCTTTTCGTGGAGGAGGCCCACCTCCCCCACCTCCTCCTGGAGGCCGTGTTCCTGGCCCTCCTCCTCCACCTGGACCACCAGGTGTTGGACCCCCTCCTCCTCCGCCATTAGGTGGTAAAGGAGCTATAGCTGATACAAGGGGCCTAGCTTCTGGAAGAGGCCGTGGGTTTTCAAGGTCTTCAGCCGGTGCAGCGCCTAGAAGATCTTCCTTAAAGCCTCTTCATTGGAGCAAGGTAACAAGGGCATTGCAAGGAAGTTTGTGGGAGGAGCTGCAGAGACATGGAGAGCCCCAAAT TGCTCCAGAATTTGATGTGTCAGAGATAGAGACCCTTTTCTCTGCTGTGGTCCCTAAACCTGCTGGTTCAGGAGGAAAAGGTGGAGGGAAACACAAATCTGCTGGATCAAAAACTGACAAAGTTCACCTG ATTGACCTGAGAAGGGCCAACAACACTGAAATTATGCTCACAAAGGTTAAGATGCCACTGCCTGACATGATG GCTGCAGTTCTGGCAATGGATGAATCAACATTAGATGCTGATCAAGTGGAAAATCTGATAAAATTCTGTCCTACTAAGGAGGAGATGGAACTTCTTAAG GGATACACTGGTGACAAGGAGAACCTGGGAAAATGTGAACAG TATTTTCTGGAGCTAATGAAAGTGCCTCGTGTTGAGTCGAAATTGAGAGTATTTTCTTTCAAGATTCAGTTCGGCTCTCAG ATAACAGAATTTAAAAAGAGCTTGAACACAGTAAACTCTGCTTGTGGGGAG GTTCGAAATTCTCTCAAATTAAAGGAAATTATGAAGAAGATTCTTTATTTAGGGAATACATTGAACCAAGGAACTGCAAGGG GTTCAGCAATTGGGTTCAAGTTGGACAGTCTTTTAAAACTTACTGATACACGTGCTTCTAACAGCAAGATGACACTTATGCATTACCTTTGCAAG gtctaa